From the Procambarus clarkii isolate CNS0578487 chromosome 70, FALCON_Pclarkii_2.0, whole genome shotgun sequence genome, one window contains:
- the LOC123775288 gene encoding cilia- and flagella-associated protein 418 has protein sequence MADDIDDLLDEVEESFTNSKLRKKDKICESVKSDDLKDLLDEFEPPPQPIDSGNISDIASSKSGGSRKCSTPILSGTTCPKGMSTGATLRACDKLRCVLCDSFVILIDGFAWAEKTDYLFLRNNYPDISRLRARLDSQRGIRAYACQCQHRSVRETKNVNSESNLKWVCGGH, from the exons ATGGCAGATGACATTGATGACCTACTGGATGAGGTGGAAGAAAGTTTCACAAATTCTAAGTTAAGAAAAAAAGATAAAATTTG TGAAAGTGTCAAGTCAGATGACCTGAAAGATCTGCTTGATGAGTTTGAGCCACCGCCACAACCAATAGACTCaggcaacatttcagacattgccAGCTCAAAGTCAGGAGGGAGTAGAAAGTGTAGTACACCCATCCTCAGTGGGACAACTTGCCCAAAAGGAATGTCAACAGGTGCCACTCTCAG AGCATGTGATAAGCTTCGGTGTGTTTTGTGCGACTCCTTTGTAATATTGATTGATGGATTTGCCTGGGCCGAGAAAACAGATTATCTCTTTCTCCGTAATAATTACCCCGACATCAGTCGCTTGAGAGCTCGTCTGGATTCTCAGCGTGGGATTCGAGCATATGCTTGTCAGTGCCAGCACCGTTCTGTAAGAGAAACCAAGAATGTTAACAGTGAAAGTAACTTAAAATGGGTATGTGGGGGACATTAA